CAATTCGTGTTGTTCGTTACCTACAGTACCAACTGTTGCACGACAAGCTGAAAGGATCATACGAACTTCGCCTGAGTTTAAACGTACAAGAGTGTATTTGCCTTCACGACCTAATACTTGAGCGCTTGTACCAGCAGAACGGATTAATTGTCCGCCTTTACCAGGTTTCATTTCAATGTTGTGAATGAATGTACCAACTGGAATGTTTGCTAATGGCAAAGCATTACCAACTTTGATATCTACTCCCTCACCAGATTCAATCTTTTGTCCAACTTCGATTCCTTTTGGAGCAATGATGTATGCTTTAACTCCATCAGTGTAGTGGATTAGTGCAATGTTAGCAGTACGGTTTGGATCGTACTCAACAGCTTTAACTAGGCCGATTACGCCATCTTTGTTACGCTTGAAGTCGATAATACGGTAAGCACGTTTGTGTCCGCCAGCTTGATGACGTACTGTGATTTTACCTTGATTATTACGGCCAGCGTGTTTGCTTTTCTTTTCTAGTAACGTTTTTTCAGGAGTTGTTTTTGTGATTTCAGCGAAATCTGATCCTGTCATGTTACGACGACCGTTAGTTATCGGTTTGTATTTCTTAATCGCCACGTTATATTCCCTCCTATATATTGATTTGGGTATCTATTTGTTTTATTCTTCGTCGAATAATTCGATTGTTTTTGAAGCTTCTGTTAAAGTAACAATCGCTTTGCGGCGTTTTTTAGTATAGCCTTGGTAACGGCCCATACGTTTAAGTTTTCCGCGTACATTCATAATATTCACGTTTTTAACTTCTACATCAAACACTTTTTCAATTGCTTGTTTTACTAGAGTTTTATTAGCGCGAACATCTACTTCAAAGGTATATTTCTTCTCGTCCATTGCAAGCATAGATGCTTCCGTGATGACTGGGCGTAAAATAACATCATGTAATTCCATTATTGAAGAGCCTCCTCTACCTTAGAAAGAGCAGCTTGAGTCAATACAACTTTGTTATGAGACACGATGTCAAGTACGTTTAGTCCGTCTGCATTGATAACAGTTACCTTTGGAAGGTTACGTGCAGATAATACTGCAAAGTCGTTATCATTTTCAACAACTACTAATACTTTTGAGTCTACATTCAAGTTAGATAACACTTGTGCAAATTCTTTTGTTTTTGGTGCGTCGAAAGTTAGTCCTTCAAGTACTAATAAGTTTCCTTCTGTAACTTTCTCAGAAAGAACTGATTTAAGTGCTAAGCGACGAACTTTTTTGTTTAATTTATATTTGTAAGAACGAGGTGTTGGTCCAAAAACCACTCCACCGCCAACCCATTGTGGTGAACGGATTGATCCTTGACGAGCACGACCAGTTCCTTTTTGACGCCATGGTTTACGGCCGCCTCCGCGAACTGCACTACGGTTTTTAACAGCGTGCGTTCCTTGTCTTAATGACGCGCGTTGCATAATGATTGCATCAAATACAACACTTTCGTTTGGTTCGATTCCAAAGATTTCCTCGTTTAGTGTTACTTCACCATTTTGAGTACCATCTTGTTTAAATAGGGTTACGTTAGGCATGTTTCTCGTTCCTCCTTTCTATATTACTTATTTAGCAGCTTTACGAGCTGATTTGATTTCGATTAATGATTTTTTAGATCCCGGTACATTACCTTTGATCAAGATAACGTTGTTTTCAACGTCAACTTTAACGATTTCTAGGTTTTGGATAGTAATGCGTTTGCCACCCATTTGCCCAGGTAATTTTTTACCTTTGAAAACGCGTGATGGATCAGACGCTGCACCCATTGAACCAGGACGACGATGGTAACGAGAACCGTGAGACATTGGTCCACGAGATTGTCCGTGACGTTTGATAACGCCTTGGAAACCGTGTCCTTTAGATGTACCAGTGACATCAACGATGTCTCCTGCTACGAACATATCTACTTTAAGTTCTTGTCCTACTTCGTATTCTCCCAGCTCAACATCTTTGATTTCTCTAATGAAGCGCTTAGGAGCAGTTTTTGCTTTTGCTGCATGACCTTTAGCAGGTTTGTTAGTTAATACGTCACGTAAATCTTGGTAACCGATTTGTACCGCTTCGTAGCCATCTGTTTCAACAGTTTTAACTTGTAATACTGCGTTTGGAGT
This genomic interval from Jeotgalibaca arthritidis contains the following:
- the rplC gene encoding 50S ribosomal protein L3, whose product is MTKGILGRKVGMTQFFTENGELVPVTVIEATPNAVLQVKTVETDGYEAVQIGYQDLRDVLTNKPAKGHAAKAKTAPKRFIREIKDVELGEYEVGQELKVDMFVAGDIVDVTGTSKGHGFQGVIKRHGQSRGPMSHGSRYHRRPGSMGAASDPSRVFKGKKLPGQMGGKRITIQNLEIVKVDVENNVILIKGNVPGSKKSLIEIKSARKAAK
- the rplD gene encoding 50S ribosomal protein L4: MPNVTLFKQDGTQNGEVTLNEEIFGIEPNESVVFDAIIMQRASLRQGTHAVKNRSAVRGGGRKPWRQKGTGRARQGSIRSPQWVGGGVVFGPTPRSYKYKLNKKVRRLALKSVLSEKVTEGNLLVLEGLTFDAPKTKEFAQVLSNLNVDSKVLVVVENDNDFAVLSARNLPKVTVINADGLNVLDIVSHNKVVLTQAALSKVEEALQ
- the rplW gene encoding 50S ribosomal protein L23 — translated: MELHDVILRPVITEASMLAMDEKKYTFEVDVRANKTLVKQAIEKVFDVEVKNVNIMNVRGKLKRMGRYQGYTKKRRKAIVTLTEASKTIELFDEE
- the rplB gene encoding 50S ribosomal protein L2, whose product is MAIKKYKPITNGRRNMTGSDFAEITKTTPEKTLLEKKSKHAGRNNQGKITVRHQAGGHKRAYRIIDFKRNKDGVIGLVKAVEYDPNRTANIALIHYTDGVKAYIIAPKGIEVGQKIESGEGVDIKVGNALPLANIPVGTFIHNIEMKPGKGGQLIRSAGTSAQVLGREGKYTLVRLNSGEVRMILSACRATVGTVGNEQHELINIGKAGRNRWLGKRPTVRGSVMNPNDHPHGGGEGKAPIGRKSPMTPWGKPARGMKTRNKKAKSSKLIIRGRKK